One Chroicocephalus ridibundus chromosome 26, bChrRid1.1, whole genome shotgun sequence genomic region harbors:
- the BLOC1S3 gene encoding biogenesis of lysosome-related organelles complex 1 subunit 3, translating to MAAPRPPRVVPGEASESDSEPELLGGATGGVPGAGLKVPGEASETEEEEEEEEEGGERPKPPPLLAEEPAVVWGGRGGPSLLQQRLWEGSGRLRGAVGSALRQSYGSAARHLGGLGGALGRAQATAAAAAHCLRLARRDLRAVAATVDIVTACRLLPDIRLPAL from the coding sequence atggccgccccccgcccccccagggtGGTGCCGGGCGAAGCCTCCGAGAGCGACTCGGAgccggagctgctggggggggcgaccgggggggtccccggggccggGCTGAAGGTGCCGGGTGAAGCCTCTGAGAccgaagaagaggaggaggaggaggaggaggggggtgagagGCCGAAGCCCCCCCCGTTGCTGGCAGAGGAGCCGGCGGTGgtttgggggggccgggggggcccctcACTGCTGCAGCAGCGGCTGTGGGAGGGCtcggggcggctgcggggggcggTGGGCAGCGCCCTGCGGCAGAGCTACGGCAGCGCCGCCCGGCaccttggggggctggggggggccctgggCCGGGCACaggccaccgccgccgccgctgcccactGCCTGCGCCTGGCTCGTCGTGACCTGCGCGCCGTGGCCGCCACCGTCGACATTGTCACCGCCTGCCGCCTCCTGCCCGACATCCGCCTGCCCGCGCTCTGA
- the CCDC61 gene encoding centrosomal protein CCDC61 isoform X1 produces the protein MEEPRYLQADLAFRGGGHTVRLRLAPAALGVEVEAHGTMDQWRGEFDAAFIEELTHKTGNFKQFGVFCSMLESALTQSSESVSLELLTYADLEALRSRKVGAMPRPPPSTASPLNAKRYLILVYSVEFDRIHYPLPLPYAGRPDPAALHRLVRELREELARLRARRRDDGRDAEIRHLQDGLRRALEKRAAEATALRRMKDELAREKARHQREHRQLAAELAEVKASERRLQQRVKSLTAELASCKRGSHRTPVGTASRPQERRSASRESRRGGQGRPPSRSPSPAGSRPPRFDPTAFVRARQRRQEAGLKNQRHGAAFGSASPARSRGRSSSAESFRSRRSAVSSSSEADERSKPLPPRGRRETRAQRALSTLSWNSPGVAPRPAAGRKAPMGSVASERPGKENCSEEPSAELAEIDARLQALQEYMESLDTRL, from the exons ATGGAGGAGCCGCGGTACCTGCAGGCTGACCTTGCCTTCCGGGGCGGGGGGCACACCGTCCGGCTGCGCCTGGCCCCCGCCGCGCTGGGGGTGGAGGTGGAAGCCCACGGCACCATGGACCAGTGGAGGGGCGAGTTCGACGCCGCCT TCATCGAGGAGCTCACCCACAAAACGGGGAATTTCAAGCAATTTGGGGTTTTCTGCAGCATGCTGGAGTCGGCGCTGACGCAG AGCAGCGAGTCCGTCAGCCTGGAGCTCCTCACCTACGCCGACCTGGAGGCCCTGCGCAGCCGCAAAGTGGGGGCCATGCCCCGGCCTCCCCCCTCCACCGCTTCCCCTCTCAATGCCAAGCGCTACCTCATCCTTGTCTACTCCGTCGAGTTCGACAG GATCCACTACCCGCTGCCGCTGCCCTACGCCGGGAGGCCGGATCCTGCTGCGCTGCACCGCCTGGTGCGGGAGCTGCGAGAGGAGCTGGCGCGGCTCCGGGCTCGGCGCAGGGACGATGGCCGAGATGCCGAGATCCGGCACCTGCAGGACGG GCTGCGGCGGGCGCTGGAGAAGCGGGCAGCAGAAGCAACGGCACTGCGGAGGATGAAAGACGAGCTGGCGCGGGAGAAGGCCCGGCACCAGCGCGAGCACCGGCAACTGGCTGCtgag CTGGCGGAGGTGAAGGCGTCGGAGCGGAGGCTGCAGCAGCGGGTGAAGAGCCTGACGGCCGAGCTGGCCTCCTGCAAGAGGGG CAGCCACCGGACACCCGTCGGCACGGCCAGCCGTCCCCAGGAACGACGCTCGGCGTCCCGGGAAAGCCGCCGTGGCGGCCAGGGCCGCCCCCCGTCACGGTCCCCATCACCCGCAG GCTCCCGCCCGCCGCGCTTTGACCCCACGGCCTTCGTCAGGGCCCGTCAGCGGCGGCAGGAGGCCGGGCTCAAAAA CCAGCGGCACGGGGCAGCTTTCGGCAGCGCCAGCCCGGCGAGGAGCCGTGGTCGCAGCTCCTCGG CCGAAAGCTTCCGGAGCCGGCGCTCGGCGGTGAGTTCCAGCAGTGAAGCTGATGAGCGGTCCAAGCCCCTGCCCCCCAG aggcaggagggagaccCGCGCCCAGAGAGCTCTGAGTACCTTATCTTGGAACAGCCCTGGCGTG gccCCCCGCCCGGCTGCCGGCCGCAAGGCGCCCATGGGCAGCGTAGCCAGCGAGCGCCCTGGGAAAG agAACTGCTCTGAGGAGCCCTCGGCCGAGCTGGCCGAGATCGACGCCCGGCTGCAGGCGCTGCAGGAGTACATGGAGAGCCTGGACACCCGCCTCTGA
- the CCDC61 gene encoding centrosomal protein CCDC61 isoform X2, whose amino-acid sequence MEEPRYLQADLAFRGGGHTVRLRLAPAALGVEVEAHGTMDQWRGEFDAAFIEELTHKTGNFKQFGVFCSMLESALTQSSESVSLELLTYADLEALRSRKVGAMPRPPPSTASPLNAKRYLILVYSVEFDRIHYPLPLPYAGRPDPAALHRLVRELREELARLRARRRDDGRDAEIRHLQDGLRRALEKRAAEATALRRMKDELAREKARHQREHRQLAAELAEVKASERRLQQRVKSLTAELASCKRGHRTPVGTASRPQERRSASRESRRGGQGRPPSRSPSPAGSRPPRFDPTAFVRARQRRQEAGLKNQRHGAAFGSASPARSRGRSSSAESFRSRRSAVSSSSEADERSKPLPPRGRRETRAQRALSTLSWNSPGVAPRPAAGRKAPMGSVASERPGKENCSEEPSAELAEIDARLQALQEYMESLDTRL is encoded by the exons ATGGAGGAGCCGCGGTACCTGCAGGCTGACCTTGCCTTCCGGGGCGGGGGGCACACCGTCCGGCTGCGCCTGGCCCCCGCCGCGCTGGGGGTGGAGGTGGAAGCCCACGGCACCATGGACCAGTGGAGGGGCGAGTTCGACGCCGCCT TCATCGAGGAGCTCACCCACAAAACGGGGAATTTCAAGCAATTTGGGGTTTTCTGCAGCATGCTGGAGTCGGCGCTGACGCAG AGCAGCGAGTCCGTCAGCCTGGAGCTCCTCACCTACGCCGACCTGGAGGCCCTGCGCAGCCGCAAAGTGGGGGCCATGCCCCGGCCTCCCCCCTCCACCGCTTCCCCTCTCAATGCCAAGCGCTACCTCATCCTTGTCTACTCCGTCGAGTTCGACAG GATCCACTACCCGCTGCCGCTGCCCTACGCCGGGAGGCCGGATCCTGCTGCGCTGCACCGCCTGGTGCGGGAGCTGCGAGAGGAGCTGGCGCGGCTCCGGGCTCGGCGCAGGGACGATGGCCGAGATGCCGAGATCCGGCACCTGCAGGACGG GCTGCGGCGGGCGCTGGAGAAGCGGGCAGCAGAAGCAACGGCACTGCGGAGGATGAAAGACGAGCTGGCGCGGGAGAAGGCCCGGCACCAGCGCGAGCACCGGCAACTGGCTGCtgag CTGGCGGAGGTGAAGGCGTCGGAGCGGAGGCTGCAGCAGCGGGTGAAGAGCCTGACGGCCGAGCTGGCCTCCTGCAAGAGGGG CCACCGGACACCCGTCGGCACGGCCAGCCGTCCCCAGGAACGACGCTCGGCGTCCCGGGAAAGCCGCCGTGGCGGCCAGGGCCGCCCCCCGTCACGGTCCCCATCACCCGCAG GCTCCCGCCCGCCGCGCTTTGACCCCACGGCCTTCGTCAGGGCCCGTCAGCGGCGGCAGGAGGCCGGGCTCAAAAA CCAGCGGCACGGGGCAGCTTTCGGCAGCGCCAGCCCGGCGAGGAGCCGTGGTCGCAGCTCCTCGG CCGAAAGCTTCCGGAGCCGGCGCTCGGCGGTGAGTTCCAGCAGTGAAGCTGATGAGCGGTCCAAGCCCCTGCCCCCCAG aggcaggagggagaccCGCGCCCAGAGAGCTCTGAGTACCTTATCTTGGAACAGCCCTGGCGTG gccCCCCGCCCGGCTGCCGGCCGCAAGGCGCCCATGGGCAGCGTAGCCAGCGAGCGCCCTGGGAAAG agAACTGCTCTGAGGAGCCCTCGGCCGAGCTGGCCGAGATCGACGCCCGGCTGCAGGCGCTGCAGGAGTACATGGAGAGCCTGGACACCCGCCTCTGA
- the SYMPK gene encoding symplekin isoform X1, producing MAGPGGAEGPSPRRSVASQFFSEEESGDGRSTSERVVDLLNQAALISTDSKITILKQVQELIINKDPTLLDNFLDEIIAFQADKSIEVRKFVVGFIEEACKRDIELLLKLIANLNMLLKDENVNVVKKAILTMTQLYKVALQWMVKSKVISELQEACWEMMAAMASDIILLLDSDNDGIRTHAIKFVEGLIITLSPRMADSDVPKRHENDISLERIPKDHPYIKYNVLWEEGKAALEQLLKFMVHPAISSINLTAALGSLATIARQRPMFMAEVIQAYETLHANLPPTLAKSQVSSVRKNLKLHLLSVLRHPSSGDFQPQITTLLVDLGTQQAEIARSMPSPRDTRKRPRDEPDATLKKMKIEPPLGEDDEDKDLEPPMVAAPKAAGQASVPSDTDITAEFLQPLLTPENVANLVLISMVYLPEAMPASFQATYTPVESAGTEAQIKHLARLMATQMTAAGLGPGVEQTKHLKEEPKEEKAAKPESVVIKRRLSALAQGQAISVLGAQGSAANLLEEEAPQAKRRPEPIIPATQPRLAGAGGRKKVFRLADVLKPLSDAQMEKLKLSAIKRILRAERAVACSGAAQARVKILASLVTQFEVPLKSEVLAFILDDVRGRLDLAFAWLFQEYNAYLSHLPAGSLERYDECLIGLLAGLQEKPDQKDGIFTKVVLEAPLITESALEVIRKYCEDESRTYLGMSTLRDLIFKRPSRQFQYLHVLLDLSSHEKDKVRQQALLFIKRMYEKDQLREYVEKFALNYLQLLVHPNPPSVLFGADKDTEVAAPWTEETIKQCLYLYLALLPHNHKLIHELASVYTEAIADIKRTVLRVIEQPIRGMGMNSPELLLLVENCPKGAETLVTRCLHSLTDKVPPSPELVKRVRDLYHKRLPDVRFLIPVLNGLEKKEVIQALPKLIKLNPIVVKEVFNRLLGTQHGDGASAVSPLNPGELLIALHNIDSSKCDMKSIIKATNLCFAERNVYTSEVLAVVMQQLMEQSPLPMLLMRTVIQALTMYPRLGGFVMNILSRLIMKQVWKYPKVWEGFIKCCQRTKPQSFQVVLQLPPPQLAAIFDKCPELREPLLSHVRALTPHQQAHIPLSTMAILEASTRHEPDAREGPPGEEKPPKRPNEEEAKGKAAAAAPGGGPSTGAPPAPSEAPPELGGADLEPPPIFISVPEDEESSGGAGSPPDATLEPPAAPPKDPPATAEPPAAAPPLAEAAPGSPPSSEPPPPGTQSPEVPPGGAPEAPAGPAEG from the exons atggcggggccggggggggctgagggccccagcccccgccgcagcgTGGCCTCCCAGTTCTTCAGCGAGGAGGAGAGCGGGGACGGACGGAGCACCTCGGAACGG GTGGTGGATCTCCTCAACCAGGCGGCCTTGATCAGCACTGACTCCAAGATCACCATCCTCAAGCAG gtgcaggagctgATCATCAACAAGGACCCCACGCTGCTGGACAACTTCTTGGAT GAGATCATCGCCTTCCAGGCTGACAAGTCCATCGAGGTGCGGAAGTTTGTGGTGGGCTTCATCGAGGAGGCGTG caagcgGGACATCGAGCTGCTGCTCAAACTGATCGCCAACCTCAACATGCTGCTGAAGGATGAGAACGTCAACGTGGTGAAGAAGGCCATCCTCACCATGACCCAGCTCTACAAGGTGGCCCTGCAG tggATGGTGAAGTCGAAGGTGAtcagcgagctgcaggaggctTGCTGGGAGATGATGGCGGCCATGGCCAGCGACATCATCCTCCTCCTGGACTCAGACAACGACGGCATCCGCACCCACGCCATCAAGTTTGTGGAGGGGCTCATCATCACCCTCTCGCCCCGCATGGCCGACTCTGACGTCCCCAAGCGCCACGAGAACGACATCAGCCTGGAGCGCATTCCCAAGGACCACCCCTACATCAAATACA ACGTGCTGTGGGAGGAGGGCAAGGCCGCCCTGGAGCAGCTCCTCAAGTTCATGGTGCACCCGGCCATCTCCAGCATCAACCTGACGGCCGCGCTGGGCTCCCTGGCCACCATCGCCCGCCAGCGGCCCATGTTCATGGCCGAGGTCATCCAAGCCTATGAGACCCTGCACG CCAACCTGCCCCCCACCCTGGCCAAGTCGCAGGTGAGCAGCGTCCGTAAGAACCTGAAGCTGCACCTCCTGAGCGTCCTGCGGCACCCGTCCTCGGGGGACTTCCAGCCCCAGATCACCACCCTCCTCGTCGACCTGGGCACCCAGCAGGCCGAGATTGCCCGCAGCATGCCCAGCCCCCGCGACACCCGCAAACGACCCCGTGACGAGCCCGACGCCACCCTCAAGAAAATGAAGATTG AACCCCCCCTGGGTGAGGACGACGAGGACAAGGACCTGGAGCCGCCGATGGTGGCGGCCCCCAAAGCTGCCGGCCAGGCCAGCGTCCCCTCGGACACGGACATCACCGCCGAGTTCCTGCAGCCGCTGCTCACCCCGGAGAACGTCGCCAACCTG GTGCTGATCAGCATGGTGTACCTGCCCGAGGCCATGCCCGCCTCCTTTCAGGCCACCTACACCCCCGTGGAGTCGGCCGGCACCGAGGCGCAGATCAAGCACCTGGCCCGGCTCATGGCCACCCAGATGacggcggcggggctcggcccGG GCGTGGAACAGACGAAGCACCTGAAGGAGGAGCCGAAGGAGGAGAAGGCGGCCAAGCCGGAGAGCGTGGTGATCAAACGGCGGCTCTCGGCGCTGGCCCAGGGCCAGGCCATCTCGGTGCTGGGTGCCCAAGGCTCGGCTGCCAACCTGCTGGAGGAGGAAGCCCCCCAAGCCAAGCGTCGCCCCGAGCCCATCATCCCGGCCACGCAACCCCG GCTGGCGGGCGCCGGCGGCCGCAAGAAGGTTTTCCGCCTGGCCGACGTCCTGAAGCCGCTGAGCGACGCGCAGATGGAGAAGCTGAAGCTGAGCGCCATAAAGCGCATCCTGCGCGCCGAGCGCGCCGTggcctgcagcggggctgcccAG GCCCGCGTGAAGATCTTGGCTTCGCTGGTGACGCAGTTCGAGGTGCCGCTGAAGAGCGAGGTGCTGGCCTTCATCCTCGATGACGTCCGCGGCCGCCTGGACCTGGCCTTTGCCTGGCTCTTCCAGGAGTACAACGCCTACCTGAGCCACCTCCCCGCCGGCAGCCTGGAGCGCTACGACGAGTGTCTCATCGGGCTCCTCGCCGGCCTCCAGGAGAAGCCTGACCAGAAGGACGG GATTTTCACCAAAGTGGTGCTGGAGGCGCCGCTGATCACCGAGAGCGCCCTGGAGGTCATCCGCAAGTACTGCGAGGACGAG AGCCGGACCTACCTGGGCATGTCCACGCTGCGCGACCTCATCTTCAAGCGGCCGTCGCGGCAGTTCCAGTACCTCCACGTCCTACTGGACCTCAGCTCCCATGAGAAGGACAAG GTCCGCCAGCAGGCCCTGCTCTTCATCAAGCGCATGTACGAGAAGGACCAGCTACGGGAGTATGTGGAGAAGTTCGCCCTCAACTACCTGCAGCTCCTGGTGCACCCCAACCCACCCTCCGTCCTCTTCGGGGCTGACAAGGACACGG AGGTGGCCGCACCGTGGACGGAGGAGACCATCAAGCAGTGCCTCTACCTCTACCTGGCGCTGCTGCCCCACAACCACAAGCTCATCCATGAGTTGGCGTCCGTCTACACCGAGGCCATTGCCGACATCAAGCGCACCGTCCTGCGGGTCATCGAGCAGCCG ATCCGGGGGATGGGGATGAACTCgcccgagctgctgctgctggtggagaacTGCCCCAAGGGAGCCGAGACGCTGGTGACGCGCTGCCTGCACAGCCTGACGGACAAAG TGCCCCCCTCGCCCGAGCTGGTGAAGAGGGTCCGTGATCTCTATCACAAACGGCTGCCGGACGTGAGGTTCCTCATCCCTGTCCTCAACGGGCTGGAGAAG AAAGAGGTGATCCAGGCCCTGCCCAAACTCATCAAGCTCAACCCCATTGTGGTCAAGGAGGTCTTCAACCGCCTGCTGGGGACACAGCACG GTGACGGCGCCTCGGCTGTGTCCCCGCTGAACCCGGGGGAGCTGCTGATCGCCCTGCACAACATCGACTCCTCCAAGTGCGACATGAAGTCCATCATCAAGG CCACCAACCTGTGCTTCGCCGAGCGCAACGTGTACACCTCGGAGGTGCTGGCGGTGGTGATGCAGCagctgatggagcagagcccCCTGCCCATGCTGCTCATGCGCACCGTCATCCAGGCCCTCACCATGTACCCCCGCCTGGGCGGCTTCGTCATGAACATCCTCTCCCGCCTCATCATGAAGCAG GTGTGGAAGTACCCCAAGGTGTGGGAGGGGTTCATCAAGTGCTGCCAGCGCACGAAGCCCCAGTCCTTCCAGGTGGTGCtgcagctgccccccccccagctggcCGCCATCTTCGACAAGTGCCCTGAGCTGCGGGAGCCGCTGCTCAGCCACGTCCGGGCCCTCACCCCCCACCag CAAGCCCACATCCCGCTCTCCACCATGGCCATCCTGGAGGCTTCCACCCGCCATGAGCCCGACGCCCGGGAGGGGCCCCCTGGAGAg gaGAAGCCCCCGAAGCGGCCCAACGAGGAGGAGGCAAAGGGGAAGGCGGCCGCCGCAgcgccgggggggggtcccagcacaggggccccccctgccccctccgaAGCACCCCCCGAGCTGGGGGGGGCCGATCTCGAGCCCCCCCCCATCTTCATCAGTGTCCCCGAGGATGAGGAGAGCTCAGGGGGGGCCGGGTCCCCCCCTGATGCCACCctggagccccccgccgccccccccaag GACCCCCCCGCCACCGCGGAGCCCCCCGCAGCGGCCCCCCCCCTGGCCGAggcagcccctggcagccccccctcctcggagccgcccccgccgggcACCCAGAGCCCCGAAGTGCCCCCGGGGGGGGCCCCCGAagcccccgcggggccggcagaaggctga
- the SYMPK gene encoding symplekin isoform X2 encodes MTQLYKVALQWMVKSKVISELQEACWEMMAAMASDIILLLDSDNDGIRTHAIKFVEGLIITLSPRMADSDVPKRHENDISLERIPKDHPYIKYNVLWEEGKAALEQLLKFMVHPAISSINLTAALGSLATIARQRPMFMAEVIQAYETLHANLPPTLAKSQVSSVRKNLKLHLLSVLRHPSSGDFQPQITTLLVDLGTQQAEIARSMPSPRDTRKRPRDEPDATLKKMKIEPPLGEDDEDKDLEPPMVAAPKAAGQASVPSDTDITAEFLQPLLTPENVANLVLISMVYLPEAMPASFQATYTPVESAGTEAQIKHLARLMATQMTAAGLGPGVEQTKHLKEEPKEEKAAKPESVVIKRRLSALAQGQAISVLGAQGSAANLLEEEAPQAKRRPEPIIPATQPRLAGAGGRKKVFRLADVLKPLSDAQMEKLKLSAIKRILRAERAVACSGAAQARVKILASLVTQFEVPLKSEVLAFILDDVRGRLDLAFAWLFQEYNAYLSHLPAGSLERYDECLIGLLAGLQEKPDQKDGIFTKVVLEAPLITESALEVIRKYCEDESRTYLGMSTLRDLIFKRPSRQFQYLHVLLDLSSHEKDKVRQQALLFIKRMYEKDQLREYVEKFALNYLQLLVHPNPPSVLFGADKDTEVAAPWTEETIKQCLYLYLALLPHNHKLIHELASVYTEAIADIKRTVLRVIEQPIRGMGMNSPELLLLVENCPKGAETLVTRCLHSLTDKVPPSPELVKRVRDLYHKRLPDVRFLIPVLNGLEKKEVIQALPKLIKLNPIVVKEVFNRLLGTQHGDGASAVSPLNPGELLIALHNIDSSKCDMKSIIKATNLCFAERNVYTSEVLAVVMQQLMEQSPLPMLLMRTVIQALTMYPRLGGFVMNILSRLIMKQVWKYPKVWEGFIKCCQRTKPQSFQVVLQLPPPQLAAIFDKCPELREPLLSHVRALTPHQQAHIPLSTMAILEASTRHEPDAREGPPGEEKPPKRPNEEEAKGKAAAAAPGGGPSTGAPPAPSEAPPELGGADLEPPPIFISVPEDEESSGGAGSPPDATLEPPAAPPKDPPATAEPPAAAPPLAEAAPGSPPSSEPPPPGTQSPEVPPGGAPEAPAGPAEG; translated from the exons ATGACCCAGCTCTACAAGGTGGCCCTGCAG tggATGGTGAAGTCGAAGGTGAtcagcgagctgcaggaggctTGCTGGGAGATGATGGCGGCCATGGCCAGCGACATCATCCTCCTCCTGGACTCAGACAACGACGGCATCCGCACCCACGCCATCAAGTTTGTGGAGGGGCTCATCATCACCCTCTCGCCCCGCATGGCCGACTCTGACGTCCCCAAGCGCCACGAGAACGACATCAGCCTGGAGCGCATTCCCAAGGACCACCCCTACATCAAATACA ACGTGCTGTGGGAGGAGGGCAAGGCCGCCCTGGAGCAGCTCCTCAAGTTCATGGTGCACCCGGCCATCTCCAGCATCAACCTGACGGCCGCGCTGGGCTCCCTGGCCACCATCGCCCGCCAGCGGCCCATGTTCATGGCCGAGGTCATCCAAGCCTATGAGACCCTGCACG CCAACCTGCCCCCCACCCTGGCCAAGTCGCAGGTGAGCAGCGTCCGTAAGAACCTGAAGCTGCACCTCCTGAGCGTCCTGCGGCACCCGTCCTCGGGGGACTTCCAGCCCCAGATCACCACCCTCCTCGTCGACCTGGGCACCCAGCAGGCCGAGATTGCCCGCAGCATGCCCAGCCCCCGCGACACCCGCAAACGACCCCGTGACGAGCCCGACGCCACCCTCAAGAAAATGAAGATTG AACCCCCCCTGGGTGAGGACGACGAGGACAAGGACCTGGAGCCGCCGATGGTGGCGGCCCCCAAAGCTGCCGGCCAGGCCAGCGTCCCCTCGGACACGGACATCACCGCCGAGTTCCTGCAGCCGCTGCTCACCCCGGAGAACGTCGCCAACCTG GTGCTGATCAGCATGGTGTACCTGCCCGAGGCCATGCCCGCCTCCTTTCAGGCCACCTACACCCCCGTGGAGTCGGCCGGCACCGAGGCGCAGATCAAGCACCTGGCCCGGCTCATGGCCACCCAGATGacggcggcggggctcggcccGG GCGTGGAACAGACGAAGCACCTGAAGGAGGAGCCGAAGGAGGAGAAGGCGGCCAAGCCGGAGAGCGTGGTGATCAAACGGCGGCTCTCGGCGCTGGCCCAGGGCCAGGCCATCTCGGTGCTGGGTGCCCAAGGCTCGGCTGCCAACCTGCTGGAGGAGGAAGCCCCCCAAGCCAAGCGTCGCCCCGAGCCCATCATCCCGGCCACGCAACCCCG GCTGGCGGGCGCCGGCGGCCGCAAGAAGGTTTTCCGCCTGGCCGACGTCCTGAAGCCGCTGAGCGACGCGCAGATGGAGAAGCTGAAGCTGAGCGCCATAAAGCGCATCCTGCGCGCCGAGCGCGCCGTggcctgcagcggggctgcccAG GCCCGCGTGAAGATCTTGGCTTCGCTGGTGACGCAGTTCGAGGTGCCGCTGAAGAGCGAGGTGCTGGCCTTCATCCTCGATGACGTCCGCGGCCGCCTGGACCTGGCCTTTGCCTGGCTCTTCCAGGAGTACAACGCCTACCTGAGCCACCTCCCCGCCGGCAGCCTGGAGCGCTACGACGAGTGTCTCATCGGGCTCCTCGCCGGCCTCCAGGAGAAGCCTGACCAGAAGGACGG GATTTTCACCAAAGTGGTGCTGGAGGCGCCGCTGATCACCGAGAGCGCCCTGGAGGTCATCCGCAAGTACTGCGAGGACGAG AGCCGGACCTACCTGGGCATGTCCACGCTGCGCGACCTCATCTTCAAGCGGCCGTCGCGGCAGTTCCAGTACCTCCACGTCCTACTGGACCTCAGCTCCCATGAGAAGGACAAG GTCCGCCAGCAGGCCCTGCTCTTCATCAAGCGCATGTACGAGAAGGACCAGCTACGGGAGTATGTGGAGAAGTTCGCCCTCAACTACCTGCAGCTCCTGGTGCACCCCAACCCACCCTCCGTCCTCTTCGGGGCTGACAAGGACACGG AGGTGGCCGCACCGTGGACGGAGGAGACCATCAAGCAGTGCCTCTACCTCTACCTGGCGCTGCTGCCCCACAACCACAAGCTCATCCATGAGTTGGCGTCCGTCTACACCGAGGCCATTGCCGACATCAAGCGCACCGTCCTGCGGGTCATCGAGCAGCCG ATCCGGGGGATGGGGATGAACTCgcccgagctgctgctgctggtggagaacTGCCCCAAGGGAGCCGAGACGCTGGTGACGCGCTGCCTGCACAGCCTGACGGACAAAG TGCCCCCCTCGCCCGAGCTGGTGAAGAGGGTCCGTGATCTCTATCACAAACGGCTGCCGGACGTGAGGTTCCTCATCCCTGTCCTCAACGGGCTGGAGAAG AAAGAGGTGATCCAGGCCCTGCCCAAACTCATCAAGCTCAACCCCATTGTGGTCAAGGAGGTCTTCAACCGCCTGCTGGGGACACAGCACG GTGACGGCGCCTCGGCTGTGTCCCCGCTGAACCCGGGGGAGCTGCTGATCGCCCTGCACAACATCGACTCCTCCAAGTGCGACATGAAGTCCATCATCAAGG CCACCAACCTGTGCTTCGCCGAGCGCAACGTGTACACCTCGGAGGTGCTGGCGGTGGTGATGCAGCagctgatggagcagagcccCCTGCCCATGCTGCTCATGCGCACCGTCATCCAGGCCCTCACCATGTACCCCCGCCTGGGCGGCTTCGTCATGAACATCCTCTCCCGCCTCATCATGAAGCAG GTGTGGAAGTACCCCAAGGTGTGGGAGGGGTTCATCAAGTGCTGCCAGCGCACGAAGCCCCAGTCCTTCCAGGTGGTGCtgcagctgccccccccccagctggcCGCCATCTTCGACAAGTGCCCTGAGCTGCGGGAGCCGCTGCTCAGCCACGTCCGGGCCCTCACCCCCCACCag CAAGCCCACATCCCGCTCTCCACCATGGCCATCCTGGAGGCTTCCACCCGCCATGAGCCCGACGCCCGGGAGGGGCCCCCTGGAGAg gaGAAGCCCCCGAAGCGGCCCAACGAGGAGGAGGCAAAGGGGAAGGCGGCCGCCGCAgcgccgggggggggtcccagcacaggggccccccctgccccctccgaAGCACCCCCCGAGCTGGGGGGGGCCGATCTCGAGCCCCCCCCCATCTTCATCAGTGTCCCCGAGGATGAGGAGAGCTCAGGGGGGGCCGGGTCCCCCCCTGATGCCACCctggagccccccgccgccccccccaag GACCCCCCCGCCACCGCGGAGCCCCCCGCAGCGGCCCCCCCCCTGGCCGAggcagcccctggcagccccccctcctcggagccgcccccgccgggcACCCAGAGCCCCGAAGTGCCCCCGGGGGGGGCCCCCGAagcccccgcggggccggcagaaggctga